A single genomic interval of Musa acuminata AAA Group cultivar baxijiao chromosome BXJ3-4, Cavendish_Baxijiao_AAA, whole genome shotgun sequence harbors:
- the LOC135637156 gene encoding uncharacterized protein LOC135637156 isoform X2 — MANTHGVGEGMAARNGRWKPALPPAPVILNLPRRWRQTRASAPPKPGLCRNLGDLLDEERSARPPEPEPAPSCSSGESVGVSGAEDGWRFQAEILRAECNFLRMEREVAQRKLERNRAQMEDALKSAMESLVSGRKKIDGSDGVGAALDEGIEQLKEKLEQFKFGSSDSRRRRSSRKLLRRSCRGNFDRRASVLRRKLEKMTEDTSVKDIKEISLPSLPKKDPEAEQPEQAESATPDSNHGRQFPDDMEKLRRKMEGMSRGMLERMEECSYLLSANNRNNSSAISSRHNIVAYSEAAGNSFLHLRQKQQPPQEKLVLWLQREKEKMGPVSCCSCKEAVGRIMQQVRAESEQWSQMQEMLEQVRVEMEELRSSRDHWQRRAIVSEINFHSQHTQLEWKQRARSSERKVIELEKLVSELQKELQPSKGKLLNPPTASPPLHLELRTAESRRGAKNQQMRSLNSCKEEMRVLVHQPKSHNHFTRRSPLQNIDNIFPLGPRK; from the exons ATGGCGAACACACACGGAGTTGGAGAAGGAATGGCGGCGAGGAACGGACGGTGGAAGCCGGCGCTACCGCCGGCCCCGGTGATTCTCAACCTGCCCCGACGATGGAGGCAGACGCGGGCGTCCGCTCCGCCGAAGCCGGGATTATGCCGGAATCTCGGCGATCTACTGGACGAGGAGCGCAGTGCGAGGCCACCGGAGCCGGAGCCGGCGCCGTCGTGCTCCTCGGGCGAGAGCGTGGGAGTTTCCGGGGCCGAGGATGGGTGGCGGTTCCAGGCGGAGATCCTTCGCGCCGAGTGTAACTTCTTGAGGATGGAGCGGgaggtggcgcagcggaagctggAGAGGAACCGTGCTCAAATGGAAGACGCACTGAAATCCGCCATGGAGAGCCTAGTCTCG gggaggaagaagatcgACGGGAGCGATGGCGTAGGGGCGGCGCTAGACGAGGGGATCGAGCAGCTGAAGGAGAAGCTGGAGCAGTTCAAGTTCGGGAGCAGTGACAGCAGGAGAAGAAGAAGCTCCCGCAAGCTGCTGCGGAGGAGTTGCCGAGGGAACTTTGACCGGCGGGCGTCGGTGCTTCGACGCAAGCTGGAGAAGATGACGGAAGACACCAGCGTGAAGGACATAAAAGAGATTTCCTTGCCATCCTTGCCAAAGAAGGATCCAGAAGCTGAACAGCCAGAACAAGCTGAGAGTGCTACTCCTGATTCGAATCATGGTCGCCAGTTCCCCGACGAT ATGGAGAAGCTGAGGAGGAAGATGGAGGGGATGTCCAGGGGGATGTTGGAAAGGATGGAGGAGTGCAGCTACTTGCTCTCCGCCAACAACAGAAACAACAGTAGCGCCATTAGCAGCAGACACAACATTGTTGCATACAGTGAAGCAGCAGGCAACTCCTTCCTTCATCTCCGGCAGAAGCAGCAGCCCCCGCAGGAGAAGCTG GTTCTGTGGTTGCAGCGGGAGAAGGAGAAGATGGGTCCAGTGAGCTGCTGCAGTTGCAAGGAGGCGGTCGGGAGGATAATGCAGCAGGTGAGGGCGGAGTCGGAGCAATGGAGTCAGATGCAGGAGATGTTGGAACAAGTCAGGGTAGAGATGGAAGAGCTTCGATCTTCTAGAGACCACTGGCAGCGACGAGCAATTGTATCTGAGATCAATTTCCATTCCCAGCATACTCAA CTCGAGTGGAAGCAAAGGGCACGATCATCCGAACGCAAAGTCATTGAGCTGGAGAAGCTTGTGTCGGAGTTGCAGAAAGAGCTCCAGCCATCGAAAGGCAAGCTTCTGAATCCCCCCACTGCCTCCCCCCCTCTGCACTTGGAGCTACGCACTGCAGAGTCACGAAGGGGAGCTAAAAACCAGCAGATGAGATCGCTCAACTCGTGCAAGGAGGAAATGCGTGTTCTCGTCCATCAGCCCAAGTCACACAACCATTTCACCAGACGCTCACCATTGCAGAACATCGATAACATTTTTCCCCTCGGACCGAGAAAATGA
- the LOC135637156 gene encoding uncharacterized protein LOC135637156 isoform X1, with translation MANTHGVGEGMAARNGRWKPALPPAPVILNLPRRWRQTRASAPPKPGLCRNLGDLLDEERSARPPEPEPAPSCSSGESVGVSGAEDGWRFQAEILRAECNFLRMEREVAQRKLERNRAQMEDALKSAMESLVSGRKKIDGSDGVGAALDEGIEQLKEKLEQFKFGSSDSRRRRSSRKLLRRSCRGNFDRRASVLRRKLEKMTEDTSVKDIKEISLPSLPKKDPEAEQPEQAESATPDSNHGRQFPDDMEKLRRKMEGMSRGMLERMEECSYLLSANNRNNSSAISSRHNIVAYSEAAGNSFLHLRQKQQPPQEKLVLWLQREKEKMGPVSCCSCKEAVGRIMQQVRAESEQWSQMQEMLEQVRVEMEELRSSRDHWQRRAIVSEINFHSQHTQKLEWKQRARSSERKVIELEKLVSELQKELQPSKGKLLNPPTASPPLHLELRTAESRRGAKNQQMRSLNSCKEEMRVLVHQPKSHNHFTRRSPLQNIDNIFPLGPRK, from the exons ATGGCGAACACACACGGAGTTGGAGAAGGAATGGCGGCGAGGAACGGACGGTGGAAGCCGGCGCTACCGCCGGCCCCGGTGATTCTCAACCTGCCCCGACGATGGAGGCAGACGCGGGCGTCCGCTCCGCCGAAGCCGGGATTATGCCGGAATCTCGGCGATCTACTGGACGAGGAGCGCAGTGCGAGGCCACCGGAGCCGGAGCCGGCGCCGTCGTGCTCCTCGGGCGAGAGCGTGGGAGTTTCCGGGGCCGAGGATGGGTGGCGGTTCCAGGCGGAGATCCTTCGCGCCGAGTGTAACTTCTTGAGGATGGAGCGGgaggtggcgcagcggaagctggAGAGGAACCGTGCTCAAATGGAAGACGCACTGAAATCCGCCATGGAGAGCCTAGTCTCG gggaggaagaagatcgACGGGAGCGATGGCGTAGGGGCGGCGCTAGACGAGGGGATCGAGCAGCTGAAGGAGAAGCTGGAGCAGTTCAAGTTCGGGAGCAGTGACAGCAGGAGAAGAAGAAGCTCCCGCAAGCTGCTGCGGAGGAGTTGCCGAGGGAACTTTGACCGGCGGGCGTCGGTGCTTCGACGCAAGCTGGAGAAGATGACGGAAGACACCAGCGTGAAGGACATAAAAGAGATTTCCTTGCCATCCTTGCCAAAGAAGGATCCAGAAGCTGAACAGCCAGAACAAGCTGAGAGTGCTACTCCTGATTCGAATCATGGTCGCCAGTTCCCCGACGAT ATGGAGAAGCTGAGGAGGAAGATGGAGGGGATGTCCAGGGGGATGTTGGAAAGGATGGAGGAGTGCAGCTACTTGCTCTCCGCCAACAACAGAAACAACAGTAGCGCCATTAGCAGCAGACACAACATTGTTGCATACAGTGAAGCAGCAGGCAACTCCTTCCTTCATCTCCGGCAGAAGCAGCAGCCCCCGCAGGAGAAGCTG GTTCTGTGGTTGCAGCGGGAGAAGGAGAAGATGGGTCCAGTGAGCTGCTGCAGTTGCAAGGAGGCGGTCGGGAGGATAATGCAGCAGGTGAGGGCGGAGTCGGAGCAATGGAGTCAGATGCAGGAGATGTTGGAACAAGTCAGGGTAGAGATGGAAGAGCTTCGATCTTCTAGAGACCACTGGCAGCGACGAGCAATTGTATCTGAGATCAATTTCCATTCCCAGCATACTCAA AAGCTCGAGTGGAAGCAAAGGGCACGATCATCCGAACGCAAAGTCATTGAGCTGGAGAAGCTTGTGTCGGAGTTGCAGAAAGAGCTCCAGCCATCGAAAGGCAAGCTTCTGAATCCCCCCACTGCCTCCCCCCCTCTGCACTTGGAGCTACGCACTGCAGAGTCACGAAGGGGAGCTAAAAACCAGCAGATGAGATCGCTCAACTCGTGCAAGGAGGAAATGCGTGTTCTCGTCCATCAGCCCAAGTCACACAACCATTTCACCAGACGCTCACCATTGCAGAACATCGATAACATTTTTCCCCTCGGACCGAGAAAATGA
- the LOC135635108 gene encoding photosystem II 5 kDa protein, chloroplastic-like, with the protein MASSLPITASFLGGVSVADRPSIGRRRSLVVAKAATHVKDTERRDGGENNGRRAVMFAAAAAAVCGIGQGIATADEEPKRGTLEAKKKYAPICVTMPTARICHQ; encoded by the coding sequence ATGGCATCATCACTCCCCATAACGGCTTCCTTCCTCGGCGGTGTCAGCGTCGCTGACCGTCCCTCGATTGGCCGCCGGCGGAGCCTCGTGGTGGCCAAGGCTGCCACCCACGTCAAAGACACCGAACGTCGTGATGGCGGCGAGAACAACGGCCGGCGGGCGGTGATGTTCGCGGCAGCTGCGGCCGCGGTGTGTGGCATCGGCCAGGGGATCGCGACGGCAGACGAGGAGCCTAAGCGGGGGACGTTGGAGGCGAAGAAGAAGTACGCCCCGATATGCGTGACCATGCCGACGGCGAGGATCTGTCACCAGTGA